In Trifolium pratense cultivar HEN17-A07 linkage group LG7, ARS_RC_1.1, whole genome shotgun sequence, a genomic segment contains:
- the LOC123893864 gene encoding YTH domain-containing protein ECT4-like isoform X2, whose protein sequence is MITGYGGFYGEPENQGYYVGAADAVDFQYPVMQADNGSYVYLMPGYQTGYSSYIPVNTPGVDGQYQFYPPGSVYQQPIGSPGYFPASLPYAELFPSTYSWDSSLTTQDVSHGNRYNEFAGKPSSRSNFSSQTHTGSGVTSKSVPSSTVSNSSDAKGSSPLLDVSSIHVKRNQPKQANKASISGPVLHSDTMAKGSLPVAKFSAYNQAKSGFPHQNNLHYAKANTKGWVSTEKLKLRSKVNDPLNEQNHGPRTANVKGEVNSGANSARTVAVDKSGNGDSKVRTDQYNLPDFPTTYDHALFFVIKSYSEDDVHKSIKYNVWASTPNGNKRLDNAFQDAQNRMESNGSKCPVFLFFSVNASGQFCGVAEMIGRVDFNKSMDFWQQDKWNGYFPVKWHIIKDIPNPQLRHIILENNDHKPVTNSRDTQEVHFPQGIEMLNIFKNYVSKTSILEDFDFYEGRQKVMQEKKIRQPMMHHTNTQHIDDLTSALGSVDISTVKNMEDPKLAEKVND, encoded by the exons ATGATCACAGGTTATGGTGGTTTCTATGGAGAGCCAGAAAATCAAGGATATTATGTTGGTGCTGCTGATGCTGTGGATTTTCAGTATCCT GTCATGCAAGCAGATAATGGATCTTATGTCTATCTCATGCCAGGATATCAGACTGGCTACTCTTCATACATTCCTGTGAATACACCTGGCGTCGATGGCCAGTATCAATTCTACCCTCCCGGTTCCGTCTATCAACAACCAATTGGATCCCCCGGCTATTTTCCAGCTTCTTTACCTTATGCTGAGTTATTTCCATCAACATACTCATGGGATTCATCTCTAACAACACAAGATGTATCACATGGGAATCGTTACAATGAATTCGCTGGTAAACCAAGCAGTAGATCTAATTTTTCTTCCCAGACTCATACCGGTAGTGGTGTGACGTCAAAGTCTGTGCCCTCATCTACTGTGAGCAACTCATCAGATGCGAAGGGTTCCTCACCATTATTAGATGTCTCATCAATTCATGTTAAGCGTAATCAGCCAAAACAAGCAAACAAG GCATCCATATCTGGTCCAGTTCTCCATTCAGATACAATGGCAAAAGGTTCTTTGCCTGTCGCAAAGTTTTCTGCATACAATCAAGCAAAGAGTGGATTTCCCCATCAAAACAACTTGCATTATGCAAAAGCAAATACAAAGGGATGGGTTAGTACTGAAAAGCTGAAACTGAGAAGCAAGGTTAATGATCCGCTTAATGAGCAGAATCATGGTCCTAGAACAGCTAATGTGAAAGGTGAAGTAAATTCTGGAGCTAATTCTGCACGAACGGTGGCGGTCGATAAGAGTGGAAATGGTGACAGCAAAGTCAGGACAGATCAGTATAACCTTCCTGATTTTCCAACCACATATGATCATGCACTTTTCTTTGTCATCAAATCGTACAGCGAAGACGATGTCCACAAGAGCATCAAGTACAATGTATGGGCCAGTACTCCTAATGGGAATAAGAGGCTTGACAATGCGTTTCAGGATGCACAAAATCGAATGGAATCGAATGGAAGCAAGTGCCCTGTATTTCTTTTCTTCTCG GTCAATGCTAGCGGTCAATTTTGTGGAGTAGCCGAGATGATCGGCCGAGTGGATTTCAACAAGAGTATGGATTTCTGGCAGCAAGATAAATGGAACGGATATTTCCCTGTCAAATGGCACATTATAAAGGACATTCCAAATCCTCAGCTACGGCATATTATACTCGAGAATAATGATCACAAGCCTGTAACAAACAGTAGAGACACACAAGAG GTACATTTTCCGCAAGGTATTGAAATGCTGAACATTTTCAAGAACTATGTATCAAAAACATCGATACTGGAGGATTTTGATTTTTACGAAGGCCGTCAAAAAGTCATGCAGGAGAAGAAAATAAGACAACCTATGATGCATCATACCAATACACAG CATATAGATGACTTAACAAGTGCACTTGGATCAGTAGACATATCAACTGTAAAGAACATGGAGGACCCTAAATTGGCTGAGAAAGTGAATGACTGA
- the LOC123893864 gene encoding YTH domain-containing protein ECT4-like isoform X1, with translation MADESKKAADEMNKKKLHGDSSTAENNNSNMVPSKGGGSSPPSEARSCVSSLGDASGSFKEGDVDHEYQFTDQNVPYAAGSYYGYYYPGYGGFYGEPENQGYYVGAADAVDFQYPVMQADNGSYVYLMPGYQTGYSSYIPVNTPGVDGQYQFYPPGSVYQQPIGSPGYFPASLPYAELFPSTYSWDSSLTTQDVSHGNRYNEFAGKPSSRSNFSSQTHTGSGVTSKSVPSSTVSNSSDAKGSSPLLDVSSIHVKRNQPKQANKASISGPVLHSDTMAKGSLPVAKFSAYNQAKSGFPHQNNLHYAKANTKGWVSTEKLKLRSKVNDPLNEQNHGPRTANVKGEVNSGANSARTVAVDKSGNGDSKVRTDQYNLPDFPTTYDHALFFVIKSYSEDDVHKSIKYNVWASTPNGNKRLDNAFQDAQNRMESNGSKCPVFLFFSVNASGQFCGVAEMIGRVDFNKSMDFWQQDKWNGYFPVKWHIIKDIPNPQLRHIILENNDHKPVTNSRDTQEVHFPQGIEMLNIFKNYVSKTSILEDFDFYEGRQKVMQEKKIRQPMMHHTNTQHIDDLTSALGSVDISTVKNMEDPKLAEKVND, from the exons ATGGCTGATGAATCGAAAAAAG CTGCAGATGAAATGAATAAGAAGAAGCTTCATGGTGATTCTTCAACTGCTGAGAATAACAATTCCAACATG GTTCCTTCAAAGGGTGGTGGAAGTTCACCACCATCTGAAGCAAGATCATGTGTATCATCATTAGGAGATGCTTCTGGAAGTTTCAAAGAAGGGGATGTGGATCATGAATACCAATTCACAGATCAGAATGTTCCTTATGCTGCTGGTAGTTATTATGGATACTACTATCCAG GTTATGGTGGTTTCTATGGAGAGCCAGAAAATCAAGGATATTATGTTGGTGCTGCTGATGCTGTGGATTTTCAGTATCCT GTCATGCAAGCAGATAATGGATCTTATGTCTATCTCATGCCAGGATATCAGACTGGCTACTCTTCATACATTCCTGTGAATACACCTGGCGTCGATGGCCAGTATCAATTCTACCCTCCCGGTTCCGTCTATCAACAACCAATTGGATCCCCCGGCTATTTTCCAGCTTCTTTACCTTATGCTGAGTTATTTCCATCAACATACTCATGGGATTCATCTCTAACAACACAAGATGTATCACATGGGAATCGTTACAATGAATTCGCTGGTAAACCAAGCAGTAGATCTAATTTTTCTTCCCAGACTCATACCGGTAGTGGTGTGACGTCAAAGTCTGTGCCCTCATCTACTGTGAGCAACTCATCAGATGCGAAGGGTTCCTCACCATTATTAGATGTCTCATCAATTCATGTTAAGCGTAATCAGCCAAAACAAGCAAACAAG GCATCCATATCTGGTCCAGTTCTCCATTCAGATACAATGGCAAAAGGTTCTTTGCCTGTCGCAAAGTTTTCTGCATACAATCAAGCAAAGAGTGGATTTCCCCATCAAAACAACTTGCATTATGCAAAAGCAAATACAAAGGGATGGGTTAGTACTGAAAAGCTGAAACTGAGAAGCAAGGTTAATGATCCGCTTAATGAGCAGAATCATGGTCCTAGAACAGCTAATGTGAAAGGTGAAGTAAATTCTGGAGCTAATTCTGCACGAACGGTGGCGGTCGATAAGAGTGGAAATGGTGACAGCAAAGTCAGGACAGATCAGTATAACCTTCCTGATTTTCCAACCACATATGATCATGCACTTTTCTTTGTCATCAAATCGTACAGCGAAGACGATGTCCACAAGAGCATCAAGTACAATGTATGGGCCAGTACTCCTAATGGGAATAAGAGGCTTGACAATGCGTTTCAGGATGCACAAAATCGAATGGAATCGAATGGAAGCAAGTGCCCTGTATTTCTTTTCTTCTCG GTCAATGCTAGCGGTCAATTTTGTGGAGTAGCCGAGATGATCGGCCGAGTGGATTTCAACAAGAGTATGGATTTCTGGCAGCAAGATAAATGGAACGGATATTTCCCTGTCAAATGGCACATTATAAAGGACATTCCAAATCCTCAGCTACGGCATATTATACTCGAGAATAATGATCACAAGCCTGTAACAAACAGTAGAGACACACAAGAG GTACATTTTCCGCAAGGTATTGAAATGCTGAACATTTTCAAGAACTATGTATCAAAAACATCGATACTGGAGGATTTTGATTTTTACGAAGGCCGTCAAAAAGTCATGCAGGAGAAGAAAATAAGACAACCTATGATGCATCATACCAATACACAG CATATAGATGACTTAACAAGTGCACTTGGATCAGTAGACATATCAACTGTAAAGAACATGGAGGACCCTAAATTGGCTGAGAAAGTGAATGACTGA